In Lathyrus oleraceus cultivar Zhongwan6 chromosome 2, CAAS_Psat_ZW6_1.0, whole genome shotgun sequence, the DNA window cttggtcaaaaCGGGACATCATTTTAGAACACttggaaaattttctaagtccaaaatttgtcaagactttatggccagttttcttgcacttcaaggcatcttttgaaaatactttcttcatgacagttgtaccttgctatgtcctatttcacatccttttggaatcatcccatttggatcattggtttgaaagatacactcatctaaagttggtatcatagactgaattttttgacagcatttaggccaaactggcccaaccattttgcagctatggaacctgaactttatggccatttttcacctctttccactcatcatttcaatttgtgttcaaaatgaaagatgtcaagctccatgccctctttctactgtttgcattgccttgcaATGTGGACATGTATCCATCAAGATATAAAGCCTCAAAGTCACCTACTTGGTTTGTTTTTATGCTGCACAAGAAAACCAGTCAGACCACAAAATTGACCAGCCCTTGCCTTTAtctcatttggccatttgctttaTGTTCACTCACTTAAGCTTTGCTACATTTAGAACTTGCTCATACCACCCCCACTTTTTTACATCATTTTGTCATGAACCAAAACAAATACTTCAAGCCCATTAACACTCAAAACCCTACATACTTAAAAATTCTAAACCCTAATCTGAAAAATAGTGGCTGCAAAAGTTCAGAGCAAGCAAGGCAAGGAGCAAGAAATCcatctcattccatttccatttcaCAAGTTTGCAAAGCACCTCTTTTTCCTTCCATCCTTCCATCTTCAAGGGGCAGTGGACCCTGCATCCACTAGGTACCTTTACTTCTCCATTTTCATGACCATATATCCATGTTGCTCATCATGTTATCCATACTTCATgttattttttttcatttattcCATGCTTACTTCATGCTATTTTCACTATGTCATGCTTGTTTCGTGCTAATTTTTGTTGTTAATACTATGCTATGCATGCTTATGAACCCTTCAACATGAGACATTGCTTTTAACTTTAATTTTGTAACATTATTTTTTGTTGAATCCGGGTGCATGAAGCCCCCTTGTTGTTCGCTTTTTTACATGTTTAAGTCATTATTTTTCATGAAACAAAGCACCATTGTGTTTTACATGTTCCATACTTGAACTTTGATTTTTACATCATCTCATTTGGAGCCCTGTAGCTTGAGTTATGTTGGTTTGAAAATGGAAGAAATGTGCTGCGTTTTTTCGTTTGTTTTTTTGCATGCATGGCTGTTTTTTCTTCATTCCATGAAGAGATGACACGCGGCTTCATGTACACCGCTGGATCATCCGCGCCTGGCTTTAATCGCAACCGTCCATGTCTTTTTTTGTCATTTTGTGATTTAAGTTGGAGTGGACCAATTGAGGCAACGTTCACATAACTTATTTAAATGTACATTATTTTTTGTATGTCACACTTAATTTAATCCTGCTGGACCAGGCCTGCGCTCCACATGCTATCAACACCTCCATTCGCCTGGCCCATcatcatttcattttcattttatttccaatccttttttaaaattcattttattttttctgttttcattttaaataataaaaatattttatttagtcataaaaatatcaaaaaatattttttacattctttaatgttttatttaatttattttaattttaattttcgTTTTTATTTAATGCTAATATTTTATTTCgattatttgtttcaaataggccattttaacacactttttttcattaattttattttcatgacttagaattatttttaggttttgatttttgggatgagggttgaccaatgtctcatggtcaacctgaccttttattggaattttatttcccattttcaatttattttggatttatttttgacctagtttgcttggttgacttttcatttgacttctgttttatttcaattaatttatacactaattttcattatttttgaaatctttttgggggatgatgatgtcctgaccctaccttacttagtttaatttttcataatttttgtgatgaatttactatttatttgatattttttaagttgacttgactttacaattgacttttctatgatttatgtttgacttaagggattgcttagagcaattgaagagatcttttgatcctcccttgttcatctcatatgccatgtattagaggattttcatcttgattttatttgatccttgcatcatttccggattaaattattcagtgatcctttgtgtgcatagtttcacctgtctgattcatctgatattttttatacttgtttctttcattcatgcctctattgtttgattgcttaacatgtttatacttctcatgtATTGTCTAATGATTCATCATTTCattatttgattatttgatttgatcatatacttgtttatatatctgattaataactgtggcctacttgtatggtgtatgaggcatatatttcTATTGTCTGATTGCCATGACAATCCCCATTCATAAtaaatgtacccctctcccatgaagtgtataatatttattctttcattctttattcatctgttaatacaataattaaaacgaacatccgataaccatttcaaaacaagatcaaaacctcgatccaacgtcgagtaatcattttcaaaacttaacagaaccagcacgtattcatccatccttttgtaagtcgattgcctcatGCATCGCCATatctcttgtaagtcgattgcttttggcatcgccatctaccacctgtaagtcgattgcttcatgcatcgccatctacctttatccctGGTTCCTttccttgctccatccgtcgattcttattccgtttaggtagcaccccttaggtagaaccctttgtatgataacataggtagaattcccttattattttgcatgataacataggtagaattcccttattcttttgtatgataacataggtagaattccctcattctttgcacgctaacattaggtagatgttcccatttgtaaatcctaacacataggtccacattgcatgacaactctagggcagagcttccccttttttttagaccttccgtgcgtctctgatcctgtggcatgtcagtccgttctattgcaaagaggtaactgcctaagactcgattcagcgagctgcgacacctgctgctaggacgtgaacacattgcccactctcctttgacacaactggtgtcctcctttgtaagtccatgttcatatggaaacccctagttagtcgaactacgacgactctgattctcattccagatgagatatgtaggcacgagatgcgatgtcttgccgagttctttctttccttttttgactgacgactaacaactaatccttgtttgctttcgccctcgttgcaattcttttctctcgccctcgttgcgatcgagaccttccctttctcttgccctagttgcaatcgagacttttgttcccgtagttagctgaactatgttttgctctgattctcattccaaatgagatacgtaggcataagacgcgatgtcttagcgagcacactcctctttagcccataggtagtcgagctacgaagactctgattctcatgttcagatgagatacgtatgcagtggatgcggcatccgtgtgagtcattttcttttgaccctctcttttagtaaatagtacattagataaacacacaccctttagacaagaacaacaagagtggatcccgtagagtactacggatgcgtaggggtgctaataccttcccttcacataatcgactcccgaacccaagatttggttgcgagaccttgtcttttcctttcctttttcttcaggtttacttcgagtgtttcctttccctcctttgggataaataacgcacgatggcgactcttctgtcattttcctttttcgccggttgtttttttcgcaggttgcgacagaCGTGTGCGAAGAAGAGCATGTGGTTGAATCTCTTATTGGAGAGTGTATATAGAGACTGATTCTCTTGAAGGTGGAATGCATAGTCAAAATATATACACAAAACTAACTTTCCTCTGCTTAAGCGTAAGGGTTTTTAATTCCAAAAGAAACCCTAACTTCTAGGCTCAtaggggttgactagggattaactccttatctcttcggtgtttggggatttgaaacaacGTCTCATATCATCAACAAAGTTTTATTTGGTAGTATACCACAACAATTTTAGGTatttcgttttcatcatcctccctccaatctttgcTAAACAACAGTTTGATAAAGAATGTGAATGAGAgaattttttgttttttttatataaatgGAAACGAGTGAATGCGAAATGACTGATTCATAAAATgcatgatcacttcattaatattaccattaaaagaaaacaacaatgcttaaaataaaataagtgtACAACATGCAAATAAAATACAAACGAAATGCTGAAATAGTCAAATGATTCCTAACGTTGATGATGGGCTTCCTTGTCTAATCCACTGGCTTTTAGGGGTGCTTCCCGAAGTCTTCGTGTTCATCAAGGTAAGGTGTCATTCACCATATTATGACCCTCTCCAAAAGTCAATCACCTTTTGTAGATCATCTCTTGCACCTCTTATTTGAAGACCTTACACTCGTCAATTGAGTGCCCCACTACTTCATCATCGAACTCACATTGGACATATGGGTTGTACCAATGAGGAAATGGAAACTTTATGGGTCTAATCTCTCTAGGAGCTATCGACGAGCTTTGGACCAACTGAGACCATAATTGACTGTACATCATTGGGATTGGGTCAATACGAGAGTCTCTCATTCCTTCTGGTTTGGAGGTTTGCGTTGATACTGACGCCGATGTTGATTGTTTGGATTTCGAGCTCGTTGATTctgatgttgatgttgacgtGGAATCTTAAATGGATGATTCTGTTGTACTACCCATGGTTGTTGGTATTGAGACTGAGAGGTAATGGTTGATGGCATTGAATAGTCGCTACATATAGATGCTGATAATAGAGCATCGAAGGCGGAGCTTGTGGAGCTTGGTGAGTTTCCTCGATTGAATTAGTTTCAtcctcttcttccttttgggaattTCTAAAAGATTCATTCTCAACAGTCTGGCTACTCGAGGTGCATTAGATTTTTTTCTCTTGTGAGGCCACTCTCAATGCGTTCCCCAATTTTTATCAGGCCCGAGAAGCCCGATATGCATTGTCTATCATCATTTCAAAGTATGAGCTCTACAGGGTATCCATAAACATGTCAACCAATTATTTCTCTAATAGTGATGGTTGAATGCGAGCATCCAtctctctccatctttgggcacACTCTTTAAACGAATTATCACTCATTTGAGTAAGATTTTGCAATTAAGTACAGTTCGGAGCCATACCCGTGTTGTATTGGTAATGCTTCAAGAATGCCATAGCCAAGTCTTTCCAGGTATGGATGTGGCTTTGATTTATTTGCATATACCATTCAAATGACGCTCTATTGAGtctgtcttgaaaataatggatgagcaaCTTGTCATTGTGAGAGTACCCGACCATCTTCCGACAATACATTGTCAAATGAATCTTTGGACAACTAACCCCTTTGTACTTTTAAAAATCCGGTGTCTTGAACTTATGAGGTATTATCACGTCCGGCACTAAGCACATGTCTAAAGTATCCATATCGAAAGCATAATGCCCTTATATAGATTTAAGTCTTTCAACCAACACGCAATATCTTTCAGCAACCTTAACAACTTGTGGGTCATTGACATTCACCATTGTGTTTGCCCTTTTGGAATTGGGCGTTGAGGATGAAAAATTATGATACTCATTAGCATAATGAGGTGAGGAATGTCCATCTCGGATAATGAAATGCTCTTATATATCAAAGGTCTCAATCGGGATCCAAACAAGCTGAGGTTGGGCACAATCATTCACTTGAGGTTGAATGACATTTTCAGTTACTACAGTCCGTTGAATGTTGTCTTATCTCTTTAACAAGGATTAAGGCCTCCACAAGTTGGTCTAACTTGTTTTTCATCAAGTTGGCGTCTTCTCTTAACGCTGCCTGGTTTTGCTCCACCGGATCCATGATCCTTCAAGAGCTGCTTCAAATCCGATATGCGTGTGGGAAAATTAGATGGCTGGTTATAGACAAAGGCATAATGAGTTTTTTTTTCTTGTGGAGTAGTATGCATGTTGATGAATGCAGATGCAATACTATGTGAATGAATGCATGTGATGCCATGTATTTTTTTTTATAGGTACATGGCTTTCGAGTATGGATGAAACTGATTGCTTTGTTCATATATGGTTCTCACCATGTATGATCTAGAGTTTACAAAAGTTCCTATACTCGTGGATTCGCCAAGAATGATTGCCACTTACGTCAACTTATTTGTCGGGCGTCAATTCCTTCAAGGGAATCTCTTCTAggtgaggttctcgtatcgacccCACGAGAAATACATCTCCCAGAGTCATACTACATAACCATCGACTTCAAGGTTCTAGACAAGGTTTCCAAAGCCATGGATTCACCAGGAACGATTATCTCTTATGATAACTTACTTGTTGAGTGTCAATTCCTTCAATAGAGAAGAACAATACTTGGAATCATTGAAGAAATAGAAGCGAGTAATAATCAAGACAACTGGATATTaataaaaaattcaaaagaaAACTGAATATGCTTATGATCGCACTAAACTAAAAAATAGATGAGATACATTGAAAATATAGCTACCATCATTTGTTAGGTTAATGGGTAAACAAACCGAAGTGTGATGGGATCATGAAAAAAAAACTATCTTGACCGACGATGATTAGTGGGTAGAAAATAGTAAGGTATGGTTGTGTCATTGTATGCTATAATAGTATTTTATTAATTACATGGATTTTTCCTATGATAATTGTTTTGaatgtttatttatttttcagaAGGATCCAAATAATTTTAAATGGAAACATAGAGGACCTAAGTTTATTGACTTGCTAGATAAATATCTCAAGGATGCAATAGCTAATTTGTTTGCCCTTTACAAACCATTTTAAGATCAATTACCTTGTGAAGGATCAAAATGTGTTTTTGAAGACAATTGTGAGAATAACAAAATTAATGATGATGAAGGAAATGCAAATAGTTTTGAAGTTTAAAATAAAGTACAAAACAACAAAACACCAAGTTCTTCCAAAAAATAGTTTGTTTAGAGAAAGGAGAGAAAATCGGGGCAACAGAGAAACTTCAATGATCCATTAATCATATACTCGACGGGTTTAGCCATAGCCAACGAGGACTCTAGAATACAACATTAGTTATGCAAAAGGTTTAAAAATGTTGGATGAAATTTTATCCGTAGTAAAAGGATAACAACATGCTGATATGACTCTTGATTGGCTAGACATTTATCCCGAAAAAAGATTTCTGCATGATCGTTGATAGGATTATATGCTTTTTTGAAAAAACCATTACTAGTTGGAACTGTTATGTTTTTATTAGATTGGTGTAATATGATGTTTGTCACAATTAGTCTATGATTTTGATACTATACAAAAAAGTCATTATTGACTTGTTAGAATAAttgattttcaatttttatttcctCTAGATTTTTACCGCTGTATTAATTTACTTACCATTATTGTGTTAAATTAATTTATTACTTTATGGTGTCGTGTATCTTAACTACCCAAACatttatgattttattttttgtCTAAGGATGAGTGACAACCTATATGAGAGTTTGGATGAGAGTTGAAATGATAGTTTAAATGAGAGTGTTACTACTTTCTAAAATGGATATTAAAGTCCAATACAATAATAGAAATCAACTTCATATTGCAATGGTTGTGGTTTGTTAATGATTACAAACCATGTCTTAAATACAATGTCAAAGAAAATAAAACTACTTCAATTATCTCCGGTCACAAATGGTATACATAATTGATAATAAAAAATGATAACAAGTTTTTTGTGCAAATTCAGATGAGGAAACAAGTGTTTTAGGGTTTAGTATGCGAGTTAACCGATAATTTTGAATTGACATCTACTAAACATATTGGAGTAGAGGGAAGTGTTAGGATATTCTTATATATGATATGACAATCTTGCTCACATAGAAATTCTCATGAGCGGTTTTATTATTCTGGTGAAACCGTTCATAAAAACTTCAACAAAGTTTTAAGATCCATATGAAAGTTGGGAAAAAAAATAATTAAGCCTATTTATCCTATTAACTCCTCTTCTCAATATATTAGAGATGATAATCGATATTGGTCTTACATTAAAAAATATATAGGGGCAATGACACACATATTAAAATACACATCTCAATAGAGAAACAAACTCCTTTGTTTAATAGGAATGACATACAAGTACTAATGTGATGACTTTGTAATTTTAATATGTGTTTTACTTCTACATCGAGTGGATGAAAGAATGCGTTCATGATTCCAAGATTCTTAAAGATACTCTTCGTAAATTCAATTTGCAATTTCCTTATCCTCCTGTTCAGGACCAGCCAAAGACCCAATACAGGAAAGATCCAAACATTCAGCCTAACCACacaaaacccaatcaaaattaTCCAACATATATAATCAATGGACGCGAGGCTTAAAGGAAATTTTATGATAACATAATTTTACTTCACTCATCTTGGAATTTATAACTGACTTAGACGTTAGAGTGCTAGTCTTGCAGGTCTACCCCGTGTCACCAGATCGGAGATCCGCAACACCATATTTGGAGTTCATCGTTATCAATCATGCACAATTCTGGTTCCAGAATGGAACACCTCCAAAAGGTCAGTTTTAAATAcctttaaatatttttatttgtatAATAATCATTTTTATATTCTTGTTTTAGGGAAATGTTAACTAGTGTCCTAGGGACACTCTTTAAGACCTTAAAATAATAAGTTTTTCTTGAAATTATGCATTATACATTGATAAATAATATCTTTTAGATTTAGGATATTTGACACTTAAAGGTTTCTTAGGACCATACAAGAATGCAATGTATCATCTTGCATATTAAACCTTTAAGCCTCTAGGATTGATTAATAGATTAAGCCTCGCGCACATTGATTATATAAATTAAGCCTCACGTGCATATAATCAATCCCAGGATCCAGATCAATAAATTAAATCTTTAATTATTATCATTTTAGTTTGAGAAGTGTGATTAAAAGAATTTTTGATGTGATCAAAACCACGTAGAAAGTATTACAAGAAATTCTTAATTTCAAGCTTTAAACTCAAATGACTATCATATAGGTTTGTTTTGCACTTCATAACTATTTAAGAAGAACAAAATCAAATGACTTCGGTATTCTTAAAAACTCAGAGAGCATCTTACAATTTCAATTTAAGTTGATGTTAGATATAGGCAGAGTCAGTCTTGACTTTTTAGAGGCATGAGACAAATAAAAAAATGGACCCCTAACAAAcaagaaataaaaaaaatcatcTATTTAAATTGTAAataacatcaacaacatcaaaagTAGTCTTTTATCCATGTAACTAACATTAAAAAAGACATATTCTATTCAATATTATCAAAAATACCATCTAGCTACTTAAAAAAAGTCTCTCTTCTAGCATTTTTTGAAGCAATTTCTTCAATCAAGTCTTCATACTCTATATTATCAAACAAATGATTCTCAATTGCTATCAATGCTAATCCATTAAGCCTTTCTTGTAACATGGTAGACCACAAGGAAGACTTCAACAACTTCAATTTTGAAAACTTCTTTCTGCCGAGTCAATTGCCACAGGAATAGTCAATAAAATTCTATATGCAATTAGTGTATTAGGAAAAAAAATCCATGCCTTTCAAAAATCTCAATATATCAATATGTCCAATATTTCCTACAGGAAATATATATCTTAATAACCTTAACTCCATACATAATTCTTTCCCATCAATATCACATTGCTCATTATGTTTCAATGTCTCTTCAAAATGACTACAACAAGACTCTAAAGTTGCATTGTCCAATAATTGTAAATTTTGAGAAGTAAATAAGAAACCAATAACACTTTCGTATTATTGGTACTGCGTAACTCTCTTATTAAGAGATACAATAGCTTGATCAACAAGATAAAGAAAATAATTAAGTCTAAAAAATTCATTTTCAGATAGCTCGATTGGTGGGGTATTTAAATTCTCATCAAACTGTCTTTTTCTTCGAATTATACGCCTTTGAGGAAATACTGGATCAATATTCAATTCAAGGGCAATTTTTGTAGCATAATTCAAGACATTTTTAAAACTGGTTTCTCTATATTCCTTAAAAAATGAAATCAACCCCTTTATTTTTTTCATAGCAACATCAATAACCATACCCCTTGATAGTAAGAGCTTGCTAACCATATTAATTGCGAATAATATTTCAAACCAAATAATTATTGACATTAAAAACTTAAAATCACCAAATTCATTTGTTGCTAAGGATTTAACTTGACTTTGAATTTTAGAATCAAGATTATTTTTTGACACTTCAAGTAAAGCTTATCTAAAATATGACATTTGAGTTTTAATAGCTTTGACACTATCTACATGACTCTCCCAACGAGTGAATGACAATAATTTTGGAGTCAACCATTTTACATTATCTTTCAAAATTTGCTATCTCTTAGTAgaattataaaaaataatataaatacGTTGAACAACTCCAAAAAAAATCTTTAGCTTTAGGATAAGAGTTAGTCATATCACACAACGTCAAATTAAGACAATGACAAGCACAATGAGTATAAATGGCTATTGGATTTATGTCTAAAAATTTCTTTTGTACACCTTGATATTTTCCTTTTATATTTGACCCATTATCATAACCTTGTCCTCGCACATCAAATATGTAAAGATCCGGAATTTTCAATTCATCTTGTAAAACATCAAAAAATCCTTGACCAGTTGTTTCATTCACATTAAAAAATCCTAAAAAAGAGTCTTCAACACTAACAAAATTTGAAGAAACATCCACATATCGTACTATAAAAAATATTTGCTCTTGGTGACTAACTTCAGGAGATCAAGTATCACTGAGAAATGCTTTGCTTGTTTGAtttttctaataatttcatttttaattgcAGAAGCAAGCAAAAGTATTAACCCGTTTTGAACTTTTTGCCCAAGAAAGTGAACATGAACATTATCATCTATAATACGTTTAACTTGTTCTTGGACAATTGGGTCAAACTCAGCTAACATTTCAATTAAGCCTAAAAAATTCTCATTGATATTTTGGTACAATTTCTCATTCGAACCACAAAGGCCAAATTATGTTTAGCATGAAATTTCACTATTGAAATAATTCTTTTTAAAACATTTTCCAGTGCTCATTTTCTTTCTCAATCAACATTTGAGTTGATTTATCAATAGTTTGAAAATTTTGCATTCTTTTATGCAACTCATACCAAGTAGTCATATTGTGAACATGTTCCATGCTCGCCTCATGCTTTCTAAGTCTTTCACCAACATGTTTTCAAGTACAAAAATCCTCATTTGGTAATTGACTTATACCAATCCCTCTTTTAAATTTTttacaacaaaaacaaaatactcTATCAAGCTTTTTTGAATAAACAAACCAATCTCTACCACATTTCTCTCAATTTGGTAAAATTCTAGTATACAAATTAGCCGTAAAACATCTAGATGATTTATCTTTAGGATCCTTCACAATAGACACAACTCTTTTAGGATCTTTTGTTGCTAATAAATCAATCATTTTAGACTCAAGAGAATATCATATTGCTAgatcaaatatatatatatatatatatatatatatatatatatatatatatatatatatatatatatatatatatatatatatatatatatattcaccATTTTCATTAGCATTATCAACATTTGTATCATctaaattatcattttcaataTCATTAACGTTAGCATTTTCCTCTATATTTTCAGCATCTAAACTATCATTTCCGGTAGCATTAACATTAATATTTTCCTTCATATTTTCAATAATTCCAACATCAACATTCTGATTTTCAACAGAAATTTGTGGTTCTTTTATAATAAATTTATCAAGAGCTCCTGATTGAGATTGAGTTAGATCATCAAGTCTTTTATTTTTCTTACGCTTCTCACATCCATAATAAAACTTTCTAATCTTATGAGGCAATTTAGGAGGCATAGggaaataataaaaaataattttagaaCCTGAAATGAAATTGATCAATCACGCAACGTTGAAGTTGAACTGATAAATTCCGCATCATTGAAATTGAATcgataaattaaaaaaattaagaaataattaataaataaaatcacacaaattACACATATATGTAATATCTAATTAATTAAGTTTAGAAAGATCAAATGAACATTTTTAGAATAAGTTATTTCTTAATCCGAATCGATTATTTTAAATCTAACACCACCCAATGAAAATAAAATACCACATAGATAATAAAGAGATGGTAGCGTTCTTATTTTATAATATGAGTAATGATTACAAAAATTATAAAAGTGCAAAAAGGTAGGTTAAAGTAAATTAGTTTATGATGGCAAATTTTTGATATTGTTTTCTTAATTGACATAAGACAAGCATAGAGTGACAATTTCGATTAAGTTGGAAGTTAATTTAACTTCACAAATTAAATTATGTATGCATAATAATAGATATTAAgaaaaaaattacaaaatttaCGAAGTATTTGACGAAAAAGTGAGAAAATTTCAAATAAGAGAATGTGATGTCTGAGGTGTGAATAAAAAGATAAATTATTGAGATATTGACTAAACCATATTGTTGGCTATTGGAAAACCTAAAGACTAATTAATATTGAGataatttctattttttaataataattattgATTTTGTTTTGCTGCACTATTATTGAGCCTATTATTTTAGAATTTGGTTAAGATATTTTTCTTTAGTGATCTATTATTGACCGAGCCGGTTATATAACTACctaaataattttttttgagGTCCCTATTTTTTGGAGGCCCTGGGCTGTGGGCCTTCTTGTCCGCACCCAATGCCGACCCTAGATATAAGAGTGGTAAAATGGACcattaattttttataatttaaaaaaaaaatcatttacAAGAAGAAAAAAATCAGTTTAAAAATAccaattattttttataataactttactttatttatttttaaaaatctctaaattgtttaataaaaaaatcatttatttttatattaataaTAGACCATTAATATTTTTTTGTTGGCAAACATTTTTCTAAAATTTacttaaaaataaaattttcacacTGATCTAGGGGTGACGACGAGGTTGAAACTATTTGACATAAAAAATGAAAGGCAATTTCAGCCAAAAAGAAAAACTAGCGCCATTTTTGCAGCGCGAAAATTTCAAAATTGTGAACAAATTGATGAAAACCTCCAAAGGAAAAGTGGTTCTAAAACTAAATCAATCATTTCCATTTCTTTCAGCTTCCAACTTGGTCGATGTCGTCGCTTTCGTGTCCTTC includes these proteins:
- the LOC127123833 gene encoding uncharacterized protein LOC127123833 — translated: MPPKLPHKIRKFYYGCEKRKKNKRLDDLTQSQSGALDKFIIKEPQISVENQNVDVGIIENMKENINVNATGNDSLDAENIEENANVNDIENDNLDDTNVDNANENATKDPKRVVSIVKDPKDKSSRCFTANLYTRILPN